A window of bacterium contains these coding sequences:
- a CDS encoding NAD(P)H-dependent glycerol-3-phosphate dehydrogenase, which translates to MKIGILGAGNWGTTLAIMLSDKADVSLWTIEKIENRENTKYLPGYKIPDKVNITYDFNDAIDSCSIIIFAVPSQVMRDVAKLLYKKTNAVLLCVSKGLEKTTLKRMSEVLLEETGVPEDNICVLAGPSIAREVIRGIPTSCVCACKNEENAKLVQSILNAKTFRVYTSSDVIGAELGGALKNIIAIASGICDGLGLGANTKGALLTRGIREIIRLGVVMGANTDTFSGLSGIGDLITTSFSTDSRNHRVGELIGKGYSMEHIREKMVEVAEGIDTTSAAVELSEKYNVSMPITQEVYEVLFNKKPPLIAIEALMARELKAENS; encoded by the coding sequence ATGAAAATAGGTATTCTTGGAGCAGGAAACTGGGGAACCACACTGGCGATAATGCTTAGTGATAAAGCAGATGTAAGTTTGTGGACGATAGAAAAAATAGAAAACAGGGAAAATACTAAATATTTACCCGGCTACAAAATACCAGATAAAGTAAATATTACTTATGATTTTAATGACGCAATAGACTCTTGTTCTATTATTATTTTTGCTGTTCCTTCACAGGTGATGCGAGATGTGGCAAAATTATTATATAAAAAAACAAATGCCGTGTTATTGTGTGTTTCAAAAGGTTTAGAAAAAACTACGCTTAAAAGGATGTCAGAAGTTTTATTGGAAGAAACCGGAGTTCCGGAAGACAACATTTGTGTTCTTGCAGGCCCGAGTATAGCAAGAGAGGTAATTCGCGGTATCCCGACGAGTTGTGTTTGTGCGTGTAAGAACGAAGAGAATGCAAAATTAGTGCAAAGCATTTTGAATGCTAAAACATTCAGGGTTTATACGAGTTCGGATGTGATTGGTGCGGAGCTTGGAGGAGCATTAAAAAATATAATTGCCATAGCATCCGGTATTTGTGATGGATTGGGCCTTGGAGCCAATACTAAAGGGGCGTTACTTACAAGAGGAATAAGGGAAATTATTCGTTTAGGTGTAGTTATGGGCGCAAATACTGATACATTTTCTGGGCTTTCAGGTATAGGAGACCTTATAACTACATCGTTCAGCACGGATTCACGTAATCATAGAGTAGGAGAATTAATTGGGAAAGGTTATTCTATGGAACACATTCGTGAAAAAATGGTTGAAGTGGCAGAGGGAATAGATACAACTTCGGCGGCAGTAGAGTTATCTGAAAAATATAATGTAAGTATGCCTATAACACAGGAGGTATACGAAGTGCTTTTTAATAAAAAACCCCCTTTAATAGCGATAGAAGCTTTGATGGCAAGAGAACTTAAAGCAGAGAATTCGTGA
- a CDS encoding TIGR00282 family metallophosphoesterase, translated as MKILFVGDIIGTTGKEIVIKKLPALIKEHTIDFVIANAECASKSANSITPEDALLLTDSGVNCITTGERVWGKQEMIEFLTTNSTSNSTMAKCSILRPLNYPPGVPGIGSAIYPEGIAVINLLGRAFLANIDCPFRTGLSEIEKLSSSTKIIIVDFHAQTTAEKQAFSYWIDGKVSAVIGTHTTAQTNDEKIMPGGTAYISSVGMTGVQDSISGIVKELYIQHFITGIPVEFKPAKGEGNLNGAIIEIDVDTGKALKIHKISRLS; from the coding sequence ATGAAAATATTATTTGTAGGTGATATAATAGGTACCACTGGCAAAGAAATCGTCATAAAAAAACTTCCTGCCCTGATAAAAGAACATACTATAGATTTTGTCATTGCAAACGCTGAATGCGCAAGTAAAAGCGCAAATAGTATTACGCCTGAAGATGCTTTGCTTCTGACGGATAGTGGTGTAAATTGCATAACTACAGGCGAAAGAGTGTGGGGAAAACAGGAAATGATAGAATTTCTTACGACTAATTCTACTTCAAATTCTACCATGGCAAAATGCTCAATATTGCGACCGTTAAATTATCCGCCCGGCGTTCCTGGTATCGGTAGCGCTATTTATCCTGAAGGCATAGCAGTAATAAACTTGCTCGGAAGAGCTTTTCTTGCCAATATTGACTGTCCTTTCAGAACAGGACTTTCGGAAATAGAAAAGCTTAGTTCTTCCACTAAAATAATTATTGTTGACTTCCATGCTCAAACTACTGCAGAAAAACAGGCTTTTAGCTACTGGATAGACGGTAAAGTATCGGCAGTAATTGGAACACATACAACGGCACAAACTAATGACGAAAAAATTATGCCTGGCGGAACTGCTTATATATCAAGCGTAGGAATGACAGGAGTACAAGATTCAATAAGTGGAATAGTCAAAGAACTATATATCCAACATTTCATTACCGGTATTCCTGTAGAATTTAAACCTGCCAAAGGAGAAGGTAATTTAAACGGGGCAATTATAGAAATTGATGTTGATACCGGAAAAGCACTAAAAATCCACAAAATTAGCAGATTGTCCTGA
- the rplQ gene encoding 50S ribosomal protein L17 — translation MRHGNKVKKLNRTKSHREATLFNLMRNVFTHYGIVTTILKAKESSKVIDRTLTFAKKGDASRYELNKILRNDKKIIKHLLTAIVPKLGERKSGFTRIVRLPPRKGDGAQLAFIELLGFDEERKKKIDARETKRKEKEEKRLKGEAV, via the coding sequence ATGAGACACGGGAATAAAGTAAAAAAATTAAATCGCACAAAATCTCACAGAGAAGCAACGCTGTTTAATTTGATGAGAAATGTTTTCACACATTACGGGATTGTAACTACCATTTTAAAAGCCAAAGAATCAAGTAAGGTTATAGACAGGACGCTTACATTTGCCAAAAAGGGAGATGCCAGTCGTTATGAGTTGAATAAAATATTGAGAAATGATAAAAAGATAATAAAACATCTTTTGACGGCTATTGTTCCTAAACTTGGTGAACGTAAGAGTGGCTTTACAAGAATAGTTAGGTTGCCGCCTCGCAAAGGTGATGGAGCACAGCTTGCATTCATTGAACTGTTAGGGTTTGATGAAGAAAGAAAGAAAAAGATAGACGCAAGAGAAACTAAACGGAAAGAAAAAGAAGAAAAAAGACTCAAGGGTGAAGCAGTATAG
- a CDS encoding DNA-directed RNA polymerase subunit alpha: MKLLPFKMPQAVEVEKSTDEYGKFIFSPLEPGFGMTIGNSLRRILLSSIQGAAISAIKFDNVPHEFSTIPGVYEDMSQIILNLKKINIKLINKLEKKLSLKINKKGEIKAGDIKEDSECEIINPEQLILTVTDDIKDFSAELFVTTGRGYVAAEFLKKESEVGLIYLDAFYSPVRRVKYKIDHTRIERRTDYDKLILEVWTNGQMIPEDAVSLASTIANDHFNIFTLLRKEEEIERVQEMDETEKKLRDTLAIRIDGLELSVRAHNCLKAAEIGTLGDLVQKTEADMLQYPNFGRKSLAELIELLARYNLIFGAKLPFKIGENETRE, from the coding sequence ATGAAACTATTACCATTTAAAATGCCTCAAGCGGTAGAAGTGGAAAAATCTACTGATGAATACGGTAAGTTTATTTTTTCTCCTCTTGAACCTGGTTTTGGTATGACAATAGGAAATTCGCTGAGACGTATTCTTCTATCATCGATACAAGGAGCGGCTATTTCAGCCATTAAATTCGATAATGTTCCGCATGAATTTTCTACAATTCCCGGTGTTTATGAAGATATGTCTCAAATCATTCTTAATCTAAAGAAAATAAACATAAAATTGATAAATAAACTGGAGAAAAAGCTTTCTCTCAAAATAAATAAAAAGGGAGAAATAAAAGCAGGAGATATTAAGGAAGATAGTGAATGTGAGATAATAAATCCCGAACAGCTTATTTTGACGGTTACGGATGATATAAAAGATTTCAGTGCGGAACTTTTTGTTACTACCGGAAGAGGCTATGTGGCCGCAGAATTTTTGAAGAAAGAATCCGAAGTAGGTTTAATTTATTTAGATGCATTTTACTCCCCGGTTCGCAGAGTTAAATATAAGATTGATCATACAAGAATTGAACGGAGAACCGACTATGATAAATTAATTTTAGAGGTATGGACAAATGGACAGATGATTCCTGAGGATGCAGTTTCATTGGCGTCTACAATTGCAAATGACCATTTTAACATATTTACTTTATTAAGAAAAGAAGAAGAGATTGAAAGAGTTCAGGAAATGGATGAAACAGAGAAAAAATTAAGGGATACTCTTGCAATAAGGATAGATGGACTCGAGCTTTCGGTAAGAGCTCATAATTGTTTAAAGGCTGCTGAGATTGGAACATTGGGAGATCTTGTTCAGAAGACTGAAGCGGATATGTTACAATATCCTAATTTTGGTCGCAAATCGTTAGCGGAGCTTATTGAATTATTGGCTAGATATAACCTTATATTTGGAGCAAAACTTCCATTTAAGATAGGAGAAAATGAGACACGGGAATAA
- a CDS encoding RnfABCDGE type electron transport complex subunit D: protein MKLVVSVSPHIHRDISIPRIMYTIIIALVPAFIWSICSFGIRALWLVIVSCGVACLTEAIVQILIKKRRTYFDGSAILTGMLLAFNLPVKVPFWIPIVGVIFAIVVAKQAFGGLGYNFINPALAGRAFIVASWPQAMSGLWSAPKFGAISDMNVITNVAPLGVLKVNSGNPAIVSMLNSGDSIKNLFLGVCGGTLGEVSSFFLLLGGIFLIAMKYIDWRIPLAYIGTVGILMQMFYMFGITPVNGIFHILVGGLFLGAFFMATDYVTSPITREGRWVFGVGCGIITVLIRLWGAQPEGVCYAILIMNCFVPLIERALKPKIFKQIKILS, encoded by the coding sequence ATGAAATTAGTAGTCTCTGTTTCTCCTCATATACATAGGGATATATCTATCCCCCGTATAATGTATACGATAATAATTGCATTAGTGCCTGCTTTTATATGGTCGATATGCTCATTTGGTATTCGCGCATTATGGCTTGTTATTGTTTCTTGTGGAGTGGCGTGTTTAACGGAAGCGATAGTTCAAATACTTATAAAAAAAAGACGAACTTATTTTGATGGAAGTGCGATATTGACAGGGATGTTACTTGCATTTAATTTACCCGTGAAAGTTCCTTTCTGGATACCAATAGTGGGAGTTATTTTTGCCATAGTCGTTGCGAAGCAAGCTTTCGGCGGATTAGGGTATAATTTTATAAATCCTGCTCTTGCCGGGCGAGCTTTTATAGTGGCTTCGTGGCCACAGGCAATGAGTGGTTTATGGTCGGCACCTAAATTTGGAGCTATAAGTGATATGAATGTAATTACAAATGTGGCTCCATTAGGGGTATTAAAAGTAAACTCAGGAAATCCTGCAATAGTATCAATGTTAAACTCAGGAGACTCAATTAAAAATTTATTTTTAGGGGTATGTGGAGGAACATTAGGTGAAGTGTCCTCTTTTTTTCTATTGCTTGGAGGAATTTTTCTCATAGCAATGAAATATATTGATTGGCGTATTCCATTGGCATATATAGGCACTGTAGGAATTTTAATGCAGATGTTTTATATGTTTGGGATAACTCCCGTGAATGGTATTTTTCATATTCTTGTGGGGGGATTATTTCTCGGGGCGTTTTTTATGGCTACGGATTATGTAACATCTCCTATAACTCGTGAAGGGAGGTGGGTCTTTGGCGTAGGATGTGGAATCATAACTGTGCTTATCAGACTATGGGGAGCGCAACCTGAAGGCGTCTGTTATGCAATTTTGATTATGAATTGTTTTGTCCCGTTAATAGAAAGGGCATTAAAACCAAAAATATTTAAGCAAATTAAAATCTTATCTTGA
- a CDS encoding type Z 30S ribosomal protein S14, translating into MAKKCLVIKQKRAAKYKTRRYQRCQLCGRPRGVYKKFGLCRICFRQLALRGQIPGVRKASW; encoded by the coding sequence ATGGCAAAAAAGTGTCTGGTAATAAAACAAAAAAGGGCAGCTAAGTATAAAACCCGTCGTTATCAACGCTGTCAGCTATGCGGTCGCCCAAGAGGTGTTTATAAGAAGTTTGGGCTATGCAGGATTTGCTTCCGACAACTTGCACTTCGTGGTCAAATTCCGGGTGTAAGGAAAGCAAGCTGGTAG
- the rplE gene encoding 50S ribosomal protein L5, whose amino-acid sequence MGVNLKEEYTKNIVPKLMKQLKYTNAYEVPELKKITINMGIGEAVQEPKILDEACEQLATITGQRPLITQAHKSISSFKLVKGKAIGCKVTLRKERMYEFLERLVTFALPRVRDFRGLNPDSFDKKGNYSFGIVEQNIFPEISYDKVKLVLGMDVTFTIRCKHREDSLELLTAFNIPFKKSYGKKVSGNKTKKGS is encoded by the coding sequence ATGGGAGTGAATTTAAAAGAAGAATATACTAAAAACATTGTTCCGAAATTGATGAAGCAACTTAAATATACTAATGCCTATGAAGTTCCGGAATTAAAAAAGATTACGATAAATATGGGAATCGGGGAAGCCGTTCAGGAACCGAAAATACTTGATGAAGCGTGTGAACAATTAGCTACGATAACAGGACAGCGTCCCTTAATAACACAAGCGCATAAATCAATATCTTCTTTCAAGTTAGTGAAAGGTAAGGCGATTGGTTGTAAAGTAACATTAAGAAAAGAGCGTATGTATGAGTTTTTAGAAAGGTTAGTAACTTTTGCTCTTCCCCGTGTTCGTGACTTCAGGGGATTAAATCCTGATTCTTTTGATAAAAAGGGAAATTACAGTTTTGGGATTGTAGAGCAGAATATATTTCCTGAAATTTCTTATGATAAAGTAAAACTTGTTTTAGGTATGGATGTAACATTTACAATTAGATGTAAACATAGAGAGGATTCATTAGAGCTATTAACCGCTTTTAATATCCCATTTAAGAAATCTTATGGCAAAAAAGTGTCTGGTAATAAAACAAAAAAGGGCAGCTAA
- a CDS encoding peptidylprolyl isomerase: MFNKALVICAMLVVFSASCKKNDSKVLAKVGKSVLTEEQFYSLIPPEYAASLGIDQKKELVKMWINTELLYEGAVKSKLNKEADVKLKLVTLQKQMLANDYLEKYLSKISGITEQDVKRYFDERKDYYNTEREIAQIILRDEAEANKIMSQLREGFDFSKLAKEYSIDSKSAVNGGVMGYVRAGDLSIPELEDALFSLKEIGAVSAPIRTMYGYHIIKLLGTKPIKDGEVTYENMREKIHNALTVPRRNAAVDSLLLGLRKDVKVVENYDLLK, translated from the coding sequence ATGTTTAATAAAGCTTTAGTGATTTGTGCAATGCTAGTTGTTTTTTCTGCAAGTTGTAAAAAAAATGATAGTAAAGTATTAGCGAAAGTTGGGAAATCTGTTCTTACGGAAGAACAATTTTATTCTCTTATTCCACCGGAATATGCTGCTTCTTTAGGCATAGACCAGAAAAAAGAGTTGGTAAAGATGTGGATTAATACGGAACTTTTATATGAAGGAGCGGTGAAATCCAAACTTAATAAAGAAGCAGATGTGAAGTTAAAACTTGTTACTTTACAGAAGCAAATGTTGGCAAATGATTACCTTGAAAAGTATTTGTCCAAAATAAGTGGTATAACCGAACAGGATGTAAAGAGGTATTTTGATGAAAGAAAAGATTATTATAATACCGAAAGGGAAATTGCACAAATAATACTGAGAGATGAGGCAGAAGCGAATAAGATTATGTCTCAACTCAGAGAAGGGTTTGATTTCTCCAAGCTTGCGAAAGAATATTCTATTGATTCCAAATCTGCCGTTAATGGTGGTGTAATGGGCTATGTCCGAGCGGGAGATCTTTCTATCCCGGAGTTAGAGGATGCATTATTTTCGTTAAAAGAAATTGGTGCAGTGAGTGCTCCTATCCGGACGATGTATGGGTATCATATAATAAAACTACTTGGAACGAAGCCAATTAAGGATGGGGAAGTAACTTATGAAAATATGAGAGAAAAGATTCATAATGCGCTTACTGTCCCGAGAAGAAATGCAGCAGTAGACTCTTTATTATTGGGGCTTCGCAAAGACGTAAAGGTAGTAGAAAATTATGATTTGTTAAAATAG
- a CDS encoding tetratricopeptide repeat protein: MLKRIQVEREARAYVVIGEWEKAIALYRELLEESEDPNIYNLIGDVYVRMSSLNDALPEYLRAIDLYETEGLFENGIAVCKKALRLIPGYTELYFNLAVFYAEIGLLNEAAEAFKHYLQSNSKNRGPLKKPVHYRKLMSLLSSDQKLKVEVEDYYKKSNIHDNELDSIFSTSADSRTDSPTLEKQPEPIIEKIVTPEYEKAYEPQNAPVKIPEPTSSYSESPAPPTKKEPEISIPVKTNIPPQTTPPFKTNTPENVPRHTMTRSSPPPTKAQDDSNPLDNEKDFQLLLHAINEIKVATNTPQKRDHYKIGLEYKNLGFYDAAIKEFQLSTSTQQERLRSLKELGYCFLKKDKPDVAINAFNRALEEENKSNDDYYTLKYGLAIAYETLGYAEKAINAFEEIYLYNIDYLDVRNHLKKLKSTT, encoded by the coding sequence ATGCTTAAAAGAATTCAGGTCGAAAGAGAAGCTCGCGCTTATGTAGTAATCGGTGAATGGGAAAAAGCTATCGCCTTATACCGTGAACTCTTAGAAGAAAGCGAAGATCCTAATATATACAACCTCATAGGAGATGTTTATGTCCGTATGAGTAGCTTAAATGACGCCCTTCCAGAATATTTAAGAGCTATTGACCTCTACGAAACCGAAGGATTATTTGAAAATGGTATTGCAGTATGTAAAAAAGCTCTCCGACTTATCCCGGGATATACAGAATTATACTTTAATCTTGCCGTCTTTTATGCAGAAATAGGTTTATTAAATGAAGCTGCAGAAGCTTTTAAGCATTATCTCCAGTCCAATTCCAAAAACAGAGGGCCACTAAAAAAACCTGTCCACTATAGAAAACTTATGTCCTTACTTTCAAGTGACCAAAAATTAAAAGTAGAAGTAGAAGACTATTATAAAAAATCTAACATTCACGACAACGAACTAGATTCAATATTCTCGACTTCCGCTGATAGCAGAACAGATTCCCCAACTCTTGAAAAACAACCGGAGCCAATAATAGAAAAAATTGTTACCCCTGAATATGAAAAGGCATATGAACCACAAAACGCCCCTGTAAAAATTCCAGAACCAACTTCTTCATACTCGGAATCTCCTGCCCCGCCTACAAAAAAAGAGCCTGAAATTTCTATACCGGTTAAAACCAATATTCCCCCTCAAACTACTCCCCCATTTAAGACTAATACCCCTGAAAATGTTCCCAGACATACAATGACAAGAAGCTCTCCTCCTCCCACAAAAGCACAAGATGATAGTAATCCCCTAGATAACGAAAAAGATTTTCAATTACTTCTTCACGCTATAAACGAAATTAAAGTAGCAACGAATACTCCCCAAAAAAGAGACCATTACAAAATTGGATTGGAATACAAAAACCTGGGTTTCTATGATGCTGCAATAAAAGAATTCCAGCTCTCAACATCTACTCAACAGGAAAGATTGAGATCCTTAAAAGAACTCGGGTACTGCTTCTTAAAAAAGGATAAACCCGATGTTGCCATTAATGCCTTTAATCGCGCACTTGAGGAAGAAAACAAGTCAAATGATGATTATTATACTCTGAAATATGGACTTGCTATAGCTTATGAAACTTTAGGTTACGCTGAGAAAGCAATTAATGCCTTTGAAGAAATATACCTCTATAACATTGACTATCTTGATGTCAGAAACCACTTAAAAAAACTTAAATCCACAACCTAA
- a CDS encoding PDDEXK nuclease domain-containing protein, whose protein sequence is MKNLNKIEKNKGLFDKISGLIELAKRKIAVTINEEMVILYWNIGKNIREEIIKSDRAEYGKQIVQSLTAQLVPVYGRGFSKRNLWYMIQLYEAYPIFRALLGEFEGLGWTHIITILPIKDNLKRRFYATLCIKEHWSTRTLQERINSMLYERTALSQLPEKTIKNQLSELKEKDKITPELVFRDPYVLDFLELNDTYSEKDLEKAILNTLEKFILELGKDFYFVARQKRITVDNEDYYIDLLFYHRKLRCFVVIDLKLGKFKAEYKGQMELYLRYIEKYEMDEDENPPVGIILCSEKGKEQIELLFLPQDRIKIAEYLTKLPPKELFAKKLHKAMLTTHVKLEDSK, encoded by the coding sequence ATGAAAAACCTTAATAAGATTGAAAAAAATAAAGGTCTTTTTGATAAAATCTCCGGTTTAATTGAACTGGCAAAAAGAAAAATTGCTGTTACAATTAATGAAGAAATGGTTATTCTTTATTGGAATATTGGTAAAAATATAAGGGAAGAAATAATAAAATCTGATAGGGCAGAATATGGAAAACAAATAGTGCAATCACTGACTGCACAATTAGTTCCTGTTTATGGAAGAGGATTTTCAAAACGGAACTTATGGTATATGATTCAGCTATATGAAGCATACCCAATCTTCCGTGCACTACTTGGAGAATTTGAAGGATTAGGCTGGACACATATAATAACCATTTTGCCTATAAAAGATAACCTAAAACGGAGATTTTATGCTACTTTATGCATAAAAGAACACTGGAGTACCCGCACACTTCAGGAAAGAATAAACAGTATGCTTTATGAAAGGACTGCATTATCACAACTTCCGGAGAAAACCATTAAAAACCAATTGAGTGAATTGAAAGAAAAAGATAAGATAACCCCGGAATTAGTTTTTAGAGACCCCTATGTCCTTGATTTCCTTGAACTCAACGATACTTATAGTGAAAAAGATTTGGAAAAAGCAATATTGAATACTCTGGAAAAATTTATTCTTGAATTAGGAAAAGATTTCTATTTTGTTGCAAGACAAAAAAGGATTACTGTTGATAATGAAGACTATTATATTGATTTGCTATTTTATCATAGAAAACTTAGATGTTTTGTTGTGATAGATTTAAAACTTGGCAAGTTTAAGGCAGAATATAAAGGTCAGATGGAACTTTATTTAAGATACATAGAAAAATATGAAATGGATGAAGACGAAAATCCGCCTGTTGGAATTATTCTTTGTTCTGAAAAAGGAAAAGAGCAGATTGAGTTATTATTTTTACCGCAAGATAGGATAAAAATTGCTGAATATTTAACCAAATTACCACCAAAAGAATTGTTTGCAAAAAAGTTACATAAAGCAATGTTGACCACACATGTGAAATTAGAAGACAGTAAATAA